The Anoplolepis gracilipes chromosome 7, ASM4749672v1, whole genome shotgun sequence genome segment ATTTGTGGAACGATATAGGTTCCTGGGATGCCAGATAAGCGGTAGCGTAATCTGAGGCTCGTGCCTAAatcggcaaaaaaaaatatatgtattacttttctaaattgtatattatttggatattttattatgttatctataaatttaatggaaACTTTGTTgtcttatatatttgtattacttAATggtcaatataaaattaaaaaaattatattgtaaatatacctGATGAAACATTGAAGAATGTACAAGTTCCACTCCAAGTCGGGATAAACAGAACCCAAAGAGATACATATCATCGGGAGTAGTGGCAGTTGGACAATCACATACACCCggctttattattttgcgaaCTAAAGGAGCTGATAACACAACCCCCGCACCGCCAGTTAAGTACTGATATCCGTGATGACTGTCCCACATACGAAAGCCATAACGTTCGCCGATAGCAATTGAGTGCTTGGGATTGTAGCATGTGAGCAAGCGTAGTAAACGCGCTACACTGTAATACATtgaaatgcaaattattaatcgtaattatttatGCGAATGCGCAATGGATcgaaaaatattccaaaaaacctctaattctaattttatatagtttacttttaaattaaaaatcgaaaaattttcagGCAAAgttctgaaaatttttcgattttcaacATATTCCAGATagcatacaatatttataacaaatattcataatatttattataattaattttttttaatattgtataaatattttatacatatttttacatttaaaaaaaaatattaaaatatagattaaatattttatataatatttattgtaaataaaaaaaataaatatttgtaatattttttataaatatttctcaaatatttactgagatatttgtaataaatctttatgacCTGTTccatataaaactataaaaatatttaaatatttatgaaatatgaaataatgtgtgtgttctaaaaaaaaaaaaaaactattattaaaaaaattataatttttcatctaaCTAACatcttatgaaaatttaaaatataaaatataaaatataaaaataataaaaatttaaaatataaaaaaataagtattataaatatttctgagaTAGTCTTTAACTTTAACaattctgttatttttattattactgttattATTGTTTGTATTCACCTAAATATAGTATCATCATCTCCAATAATAAGCCAatcatatttgtatttttcaatcatGCTGTTCGCTGCCTGCAAAATGCTATAAGTTTTGGCGCAATGTCCTTCAGTAGTGTTTGGTACAATGTATGCTTCCTGTAAATTTTTGTCTACACTAGAACAATTTAGCAGCTTgtgaaaagtataaatatatcaaaacacGCAATTTCATCAAACAAGCATACCGGCTGTATCACTGAAATATCCGATGTTTATTGCGTACTTGGCccatgtatttttaattattggaaTTCTATTCACGTGGTATTTAGCGCAAGTTTTAACAGCAAAATACACATTCTTTGAAGATACAGATGAACTCTGTAAacatagtaataataaatatttataactaatatatataaaactatttaataatataaatatttatagcttACATATTTCAACACAATGGAGTTTATTACtcttaactaatttattaaaattattaattcttaatattgttaattagaAAATCATGTTGTTTGACGTACACAAGGATGAAAGAATCGGGGATACGTGGCACAATCAGAACTAGATACGATGCACAATTTAGGCACATGTgtcaattttacatttgtgCTCTTTAAGAGAAACTTTGCAAATTCATACGATGCATCAATAGAAAAATCCGTCTTTGGTTTCTTGCCCTCAGAAATTTGTTGagataaactaaaaaatattaaattcttaacttttaataaatataaaatatatcaaaaaatgtattataaaacaaatttttaccaTACAATTGAAAAGTTATATGCTAGaatcaattttgtaaaatataatagagaaaatatatttagataaatagctcttctcatataattttaaatttattaaatcttttttaagtcattttcatttattcagTCTCATGTgtctgtataaaaaattatttatattactatttcaatgattatttaacagaaaaattGAGAGAATATACCCTTTTAGTAACTTAAAAGTCACGCCAAATCCAGTTGCAAAATgtggatatttaaatttcctaGTCTCTGCAAAGTGATGAATAATAGTAGGATCATGGTCATAAAGTGCATGTCCAATCCACACGtcctatataaataaattatatagaataaagggtatcttttttaaaagaaagtataCCAAAAATACAACTTACCTGAgacgaattaaattttccaagaATAATTAACAACTTTGCTAATTGAATCACTGTATTTTccaaacaaaaaaagaaccaTTTTGCATTTGGAAATTTATCCGACAAATAAATCAATAGTGGAGTTATCGTCCAGGAACCTTTCATCTTAAGTTCATGAGTCAATACAACTTTTGGCGGttcctaaaatataaaaggaacATGACAAGTTAggtataatatcataaatacaaaaacacgaaaaaacgattttaaaattatgtaatacataCTTTTTCAAGAGCACTAGCTTGCTCGTAGATGCTTTTTCGCAAATGATCAGCATGAGCTGCATGATAGCCTTCCTTTTGGCTCAATATCACCACCACTACATCATTGggttctaaaaatatttttgctaagatttttttctcatataatacacaattaattctaataaaaaataataaatattcaggAAATAAGATATACGAAATACATAACAGCTCTAAAATAGATattgcttttctttttatagacACAGGAAGCTTGTTTTCTCGAGCAATTTGCAACACTTGATTCAATAATTAACTTGCGATTTTATGAACATTAAGCTGCAAAGCACCtacttgattaaaattattatcacaaatttcgaagaaaatggtaaagaaatatattttacgagtaTGTACCTATTACATCCGCATTTGTCCTCACGATGAATAAAACgtaaagaagaaaagtaaaatttaccAAACCCATTTAGAATGTGTTTGAACTCagacgaaataataaaaaaaaattgtacacgTTCGTAAACTGCTTTATATCATAAggtttaaaagtatatatgtaattaacaaTGAAAAACTTCTCTTTCGAACAGTCGCCTGTTCAATCACTATATGCATATGCAGCCAATCATCCGGTAGTCATCCAATCACTGTCCAATCAGCTGTTTTGCGtattgtaaacaaaaaaaaggatcGAATCTATTGAGTGTGAGAATTCAGGTTACtgcaagaataaattttgcgAGGAAAACcgattgcattttttttttattatttatcacgtACCTAGTTGTCAATTCACTCAACACgaag includes the following:
- the LOC140667429 gene encoding beta-1,3-glucosyltransferase, with protein sequence MGLVNFTFLLYVLFIVRTNADVIEPNDVVVVILSQKEGYHAAHADHLRKSIYEQASALEKEPPKVVLTHELKMKGSWTITPLLIYLSDKFPNAKWFFFCLENTVIQLAKLLIILGKFNSSQDVWIGHALYDHDPTIIHHFAETRKFKYPHFATGFGVTFKLLKGLSQQISEGKKPKTDFSIDASYEFAKFLLKSTNVKLTHVPKLCIVSSSDCATYPRFFHPCSSSVSSKNVYFAVKTCAKYHVNRIPIIKNTWAKYAINIGYFSDTADKNLQEAYIVPNTTEGHCAKTYSILQAANSMIEKYKYDWLIIGDDDTIFSVARLLRLLTCYNPKHSIAIGERYGFRMWDSHHGYQYLTGGAGVVLSAPLVRKIIKPGVCDCPTATTPDDMYLFGFCLSRLGVELVHSSMFHQARASDYATAYLASQEPISFHKFWMVDPEAVYDEWFAETDSILPKISPKKHTEL